The Thermomonospora amylolytica sequence CGGTGGGGGCGGCCACCAGCACGCCCTTGCCCGCCTCCAGCGCCCGGCACGCCTCGAGCTGGAACGGGTCCAGCTCGAAGTCGTACAGCGTCTGGAAGTCCAGCAGCGCGGGCCCGTTCTCGCGGACGCGCGCGCGATGCGCGGCGTAGCGTTCGGCGGGCGTGGTACCAGGGGAATTCATGGTGACGAGCCTATGGTTTCCCGCGACCCGATTCCCAACCATCCGCCATGCCTCCGGCCCGCCGGGCCGCGGCGCGGCTCAGCGGGCCCGCTCGCCCTCTCCAGCTCAGCGGCGCCATCTCGTCGTCCACCGCCCGGCGCACGGATCCGACCGCCACGCCCGCCACCGGTCGCTGAGGAGCACCGGAACGCGGCGGCCTCGAACAGCACACGCGCCCGGCGTCGGCTCACCCCGGCCGACCCAGGCGAACGCCGCCCGGCCATGTCCCGGAACCGGGCACTCTCCTGACAGAACACCATGCGCACGGCTCCGGCGATCGCAGGTTTGCCCTACAACCGCCGGAGCCGCACCGATCGCGTCTAGGCGTTGATCGGCGCGTTGCAGATGCGCCCCAGATCAGAGCGGTTGACACATGCCTGGAAGGAGACGACGGGGTTTGACGAGGTGCCTACTGTCCGTTGGCCACAACCGGACGAGGCACCGTTACCGTCGCCCTGAGTACCGGTGGCACCGCTACGGAGCCGGTAAGCGACGTAGACGCCGTGGCCGTCGGAGCGGGTATCACACGCGTACACGGTCCTGTGCGAGTTCCTGACCTCCGCGTAGCCGCAGGTGGCTCCGGTGGACCCACAGGCGTTGATGTACTGGCGTACGTCATGCGCGGTCGCGGAGGAGGCCCCCGCCACGACCATCCCCGTCGCAATGCCGAGAGGAAGGACGACCCGCCGAACAATGCCCTTAGCCATGTGTTCTCCCAACAAGATTGGCTATTCGTCAGAAAGCAGTATTCAACTCATCTCCTCATTGGGGCAACAATTGTCCACATATGGCCAGAGCCGCGGAAACGGCGGGGTAGAGCAGGGGCGGCCCGGTGGTCTTACGAGTCGGACGACCTCCGCAGATGGCACCAGTGCGGTCAAACGCCAAGGAGCCGCCGAAATGGCGGCTCCTTGGTCGGGTTGTCTCAGCGGGCGCGTTCGCCCTTCTCCAGCTCCGCGTCGATCTCCTCCAGGTCCAGCGGAGCGGCCTCGTCGTCGGCCAGTTCGGCGTACGGGTCGGGCCGCCGGGCGCGCCGCCGGTCGTTCAGGAACGCCAGGAAGGCGGCAACCTCGAACAGCAGGATCGTCGGCAGTGCCAGCGCCAGCATGGTGAACGGGTCGGCGCTGGGGGTGGCCACCGCGGCGAACACGAAGATCCCGAAGATGATCATCCGCTGGGACCGGCGGATCCGCGCGGAGCTGAGCACTCCGGCCAGGTTCAGCACCACCACGAACAGCGGCAGCTCGAACGTCAGCCCGAACACCAGCAGCATCGCCGTGGCGTAGCCGAGGTAGCTGGTGATGGTGACGAGCGGGACCGTGTTGTCGGGCACGAACCCCAGCAGGATGCTCAGGCCCTTGTCCAGGGTGACGTAGGACAGCACGGCGCCCAGCAGGAACAGCGGGACCGCCGCCGCCATGAAGACGTAGGTCCACCGGCGTTCGCGGCGGTACAGGCCGGGCGCCACGAAGGCCCACAGCTGGTACAGCCAGATCGGTGCGGACACCACCGCGCCGATCATCAGGGCGATCTTGATCCGCAGGAAGAAGCCCTCGGTGAGACCGTTGGTGTACAGGTTGCACTCACGGCCGCCGCTGGCGCGGTAGGCCGCGTCCAGCTCGCAGTAGGGCTCCTGGAGGAAGCTCCAGACCGGGTCGAAGAAGACGAACCCGACGACCATCCCGGCGACCAGGCCGAGGATGGCCTTGATCAGCCGGTTGCGCAGCTCGCGCAGGTGGTCCATGAGCGGCATGCGGCCTTCCGGGTCCGCCGGTGGCCGCCGCCTGGTCAGCTTCAGCATCGGGGTGGGTCAATCCCGCCTGTCGGTCAACGCGTGTGGTCGGACCAGGGTCCGCGGATCAGTGGTTGCGGGCCTGGTTGGGGTCGACCGGCACACCCTGGATCGGCTGCCCGGGCGGCAGCTGGCCCTGCGGCGGGGCGTACGGCTGCGCGGGCGGCTGCTGCACCGGCGGCTGCTGCGCCTGGGGCTGCGCCGGCTGCGGCGTCTCGTCGTCCTCCCGCAGCCCCTTGGTCTCCGCCTTCAGGATGCGGGCGGACCGGCCCAGCGAACGCGCGAGCTGCGGGAGCTTCGCGGACCCGAACAGCAGCATGACCACCGCGAGGATGATCAGAATCTCGGTCCAGCCAAGTCCAGCCATGTCATTCCTTCTCAGCAGGTGCCATTCATGACGATCGTACGCCGTCGGCGGAGGTATCGGACTCCCCCGTCTCCCGCAGCCGGCGAAGTTCACCGCGCAGCGTCGAGTGTTCGGCGTCCAGTCGCCGCCGGGTGCGCTCGAGTTCACGCCCCAGTCCCTGCACCGCCCGGAACACCTTGGCCGCGCACAGCGCCAGCACCAGCAGTCCCGCGGACGCCACCGCGACGAAGACCTGAGCCCAACCCACGCCGCCACGGTAGCGAATCGCCGGGACCCGCGACAGCCCGCGGCGGCCGCCTCATCGGGCCGGTGCGGTCTCGTAATGCGCCAGCGCCCGGGCCGCGTCGGCGCGGACGGCCGCGGTCAGCTCCGGCGGGCCGGTGATCCGGCCCTGGTCGCCCAGCCGCAGCGCCAGGCCCCGCACCCACCGCTGGTCGGCGGTGCGCAGCACGACCCGCAGCCGCCCCTCCCCCAGCTCCTCCACGCTCTCGCACGGGTAGGAGTCGGCCACCCACCGCCCGGCCGGGGTCAGCTCGAACGTGACGCGGATGTCGTCGGGCGAGGGGCTGAACAGCCGCCCGGCCCGCACGTCGCGGTGCTCGGCGTCGGCGGGCACCTCGGCGGGGACGTCCAGCACGGTCAGCTCCACGACCCGGTCCAGCCGGAACAGCCGGACCCCCTCGGCGCGGCGGCACCAGCCCTCCAGGTAGGGCTGGCCGTCGACGACCAGCAGCCGCATGGGGTCCACGTCGCGTTCGGTGTTCTCGTCGCGGCCCGGCACGTAGTAGGTCAGGTGCAGCCGGCGGCCGCGGGCGATCGCGTCGCGGACCCGGGCGGGCATCCCCCCGGCCGGGTCCACCTGCACCGACACCTGGCTGCTGACCGCGGCGGCGCCCTCCCCGGCGGCGTTCTCCAGCTTGGCGATCACCCGGCTGAGCGCGTCCCGGTCGCGGGGGTCGCCGATCTCGGCCAGCATCCGCAGCGCCACCAGCAGCGCCCCGGCCTCGTCGACCTTCAGCCGCAGCGGCCGGGCGATCGACTCGGCCTCGCTGACGGTGATCTCCCCGCCCTCGTAGGACAGGTCGATCGGGCAGTACGGGTCGGGGGCGCGCAGCTCCACGCACCACAGCAGGTTCAGGTCGTCGATGAGCTGCTTCTCGGTGACCCCGAACGCGGCGGCGGCCTCGTCCAGGGCGACGCTGTCCCGGTTGACCACGTACGGCACCAGGGCCAGCAGCCGGGCCAGCCGGTCGCTGGAGGTGGTGTGCCTGCTCACGTCGCGTTCCCCTCTCACCGGTCGTGTCCCGCCAGCACCGACTTGAGCTGCTGGATCACCGCGTCGCGCAGGTCGGGCGGGTCCAGCACCACCACGTCGGCGCCGAACCGGGCCAGGTAGGGCGCGAACCGCTCGGCCTCGCTGAACGACAGCCGGGCGGTGTCCCAGCCGGGGCCGTCCGGCCGCACGTCCGACGCCCAGCGGCGCAGGCCCTGCGCCGCACCGGCGCGCAGCCGCACGGTCGCCGAGCGGGCCTCGGCGGGCGCCTCGATCCGCTCGAAGGCGATCTTGCGGATGTCCACGCCCTCCGGGACGGTGACGCTGCCGGGCGGGCCGTCGGCGGCGACCTCGCCGACGATCCGGCTGAGCCGGAACACCCGGGTGTCCTGCCGGTCGGTGTCGTACCCGACCAGGTACCAGCGGCCGCGGCGGCTGATCACCCCCCACGGCTGCACGTGCCGGCGGGCCGCGGCGGTGCGGCCGACGCCCTGGTAGTCGAACGCGACCGGGTGGCCGTTCTTGACCGCCTCCCACAGCGCCGGGAAGGCCGGCTCGTCGGTGTCCACCCGCGGCTCGATGCCCAGCGAGTCGGTCTCGGAGGTGTCGATCCCGGCGGCCCGCAGCTTCAGCAGCGCCCCGGAGGCGGCCTCGGCCAGGGCGGCGCGCTGCCACACCCGGGCGGCCAGCCCCAGCACCGCGGTCTCGTCCGGGGTCAGGTGGATCTCCGGCAGCTCGTAGTCGTGCGGCGGGATCCGGTAGCCGGTCTCCCCCGTCTCCTCCTCGCTGCCGACCTCCAGCGGCACCCCCAGCTCGCGCAACTCCTCCTTGTCGCGCTCGAACATCCGCTTGAACGCCTCGCCGGAGTCGGGATAGCCCGGCACCGCCCGGCGGATCTGCTCGGCCGTGAGATAGCGCCGGGTGGCCAGCAGGCAGACCACCAGGTTCAGCAGGCGCTCGGTCTTGCGCCGCGACAA is a genomic window containing:
- the tatC gene encoding twin-arginine translocase subunit TatC; the protein is MPLMDHLRELRNRLIKAILGLVAGMVVGFVFFDPVWSFLQEPYCELDAAYRASGGRECNLYTNGLTEGFFLRIKIALMIGAVVSAPIWLYQLWAFVAPGLYRRERRWTYVFMAAAVPLFLLGAVLSYVTLDKGLSILLGFVPDNTVPLVTITSYLGYATAMLLVFGLTFELPLFVVVLNLAGVLSSARIRRSQRMIIFGIFVFAAVATPSADPFTMLALALPTILLFEVAAFLAFLNDRRRARRPDPYAELADDEAAPLDLEEIDAELEKGERAR
- the tatA gene encoding Sec-independent protein translocase subunit TatA, which encodes MAGLGWTEILIILAVVMLLFGSAKLPQLARSLGRSARILKAETKGLREDDETPQPAQPQAQQPPVQQPPAQPYAPPQGQLPPGQPIQGVPVDPNQARNH
- a CDS encoding helix-turn-helix transcriptional regulator, whose translation is MSRHTTSSDRLARLLALVPYVVNRDSVALDEAAAAFGVTEKQLIDDLNLLWCVELRAPDPYCPIDLSYEGGEITVSEAESIARPLRLKVDEAGALLVALRMLAEIGDPRDRDALSRVIAKLENAAGEGAAAVSSQVSVQVDPAGGMPARVRDAIARGRRLHLTYYVPGRDENTERDVDPMRLLVVDGQPYLEGWCRRAEGVRLFRLDRVVELTVLDVPAEVPADAEHRDVRAGRLFSPSPDDIRVTFELTPAGRWVADSYPCESVEELGEGRLRVVLRTADQRWVRGLALRLGDQGRITGPPELTAAVRADAARALAHYETAPAR
- a CDS encoding helix-turn-helix transcriptional regulator: MALSRRKTERLLNLVVCLLATRRYLTAEQIRRAVPGYPDSGEAFKRMFERDKEELRELGVPLEVGSEEETGETGYRIPPHDYELPEIHLTPDETAVLGLAARVWQRAALAEAASGALLKLRAAGIDTSETDSLGIEPRVDTDEPAFPALWEAVKNGHPVAFDYQGVGRTAAARRHVQPWGVISRRGRWYLVGYDTDRQDTRVFRLSRIVGEVAADGPPGSVTVPEGVDIRKIAFERIEAPAEARSATVRLRAGAAQGLRRWASDVRPDGPGWDTARLSFSEAERFAPYLARFGADVVVLDPPDLRDAVIQQLKSVLAGHDR